The region ACCCACAACATGCAGCAGGCCGCCCGGGTGTCGGACCAGACCGGGTTTATGCTGCTGGGGGAGCTGGTGGAGTTCGGGGACACGGCCCGCATCTTCACCCGGCCCCAAGACAGGCGCACCGAGGACTACATCACCGGCAAGTACGGCTGATCCCTGCCCCTGAGCCGCCTTTGCCGGAATCGCGGTGCCGTCAACATCACCCTCACTTGTTTCCAGACCTGAACAGACACTTGGGAATCCCGCTTCCTTTGGGTATATTTACATCCATGGGAGCCGGAAGCCTGGTTCCCCCTGCCCATGCCCATCACCTCAACGGACAAGGAACCGCAGCATGGCTGAACCCACTCCCCCCGCGGGGGCGGACTTCATCCGGGAGATCGTGGCCGCGGATGTGAAAGCCGGCAAATACGGCGGCCGGGTCATGACCCGCTTTCCCCCGGAGCCCAACGGCTATCTCCACATCGGGCATGCCAAGAGCATCTGCCTCAATTTCGGCATCGCCCAGGAGTTCGGCGGGCTCTGCAACCTGCGCTTCGACGATACCAACCCTACCAAGGAAGAGCAGGAGTATGTGGACGCCATCATGGAGGATGTGCGCTGGCTGGGGTTTGACTGGGGGGACCGGCTGTATTTCGCCTCGGACTACTTCCAGCAGATGTACGACTATGCCGAGATCCTCATCCAAAAAGGCTTGGCGTATGTCTGCTCCTTGAGCGCCGAGGAGATCCGGGAGTATCGGGGCACCCTCACCGAACCCGGCCGGGAGAGCCCCTACCGGAACCGCTCCGTGGCCGAGAACCTGGACCTCTTCCGGCGCATGCGGGCGGGGGAATTCCCCGACGGCGCCCATGTGCTCCGGGCCAAGATTGATATGGCCTCAGGGAACCTCAACCTGCGGGATCCGGTGCTTTACCGCATCCTGCACGCCGAGCACCATCGCACCGGCAACCGCTGGTGCATCTATCCCATGTACGACTACGCCCACCCCCTCTCCGACGCCCTGGAGGGGGTGACCCATTCCATCTGCACCCTGGAGTTTGAGGACCACCGGCCGCTCTATGACTGGGTGTTGGACAATCTGCCGGTGCCCTGCCGGCCCCATCAGTATGAATTCGCCCGCCTCAATCTCAGCTACACGGTGCTCTCCAAGCGCCGCCTCATCAAGCTGGTGGAGGGGGGGTATGTCTCCGGCTGGGACGATCCCCGGATGCCCACCCTGGCGGGCCTGCGGCGCCGGGGGGTGCCCCCGGAGGCCATCCGCAAATTTTGCGAGATGATCGGGGTGGGCAAGCGCAACAACCTGGTGGACATGGCCCTGCTGGAATACTGCATCCGGGAGGTCCTCAACCTTACCGCGCCCCGGGTGATGGCGGTCTTAAGGCCCCTCAAGGTGGTCCTCCTCAACTACCCCGACGGGCAGGTGGAGGAGGTGCAGGCGGTGAACAACCCCGAGGACCCCTCCCAGGGCACCCGGCCGGTGCCCTTCTCCCGGGAGCTCTTCATCGAGCAGGAGGATTTCCTGGAGGAGCCGCCTCCCAAGTTCTACCGTCTGGCCCCGGGCCGGGAAGTGCGCCTGCGTTACGCTTATTTCATCAAATGCGTGGACGTGAAGAAAAACCCCGCGACCGGCGAGATCGAGGAGGTGCACTGCACCTATGACCCCGACACCAAGGGCGGCTATGCTCCGGACGGCCGCAAGGTGAAGGCCACCCTGCACTGGGTCTCTGCGGCCCACGCCCGGCCGGCGGAGGTGCGCCTTTACGACCGCCTCTTCACGGTGCCGGAGCCGGGGGCGGTCAGCGGCAATTTCCTGGATGATCTCAACCCCCGGTCTTTGGTGACCCTGACGGACTGCCGGGTGGAGCCCTCCTTGGCCAACGTGGCGCCGGGCAGCCGCTATCAGTTTGAGCGGCTGGGGTATTTCTGCGCCGATGCCCGGGACTGCCGCCCGGGGCGGCTGGTCTTCAACCGCACCGTCAGTCTCAAGGATGAATGGGAAAAGCTCAAGCAAAAAGGGGCCGTCTGACCCGGCCGTGGAGGGAGACCGGCGATGCTCACCCTGTTTCAGAATGACGACAGCCCCAGTCTGACGGAGGAGAGCCGCTTCGCCTTTGTCTGCGGCCCGGGGATGCCGTGCTTTAATCTGTGCTGTCAGGCCGGGATCATCGTCCTTAACCCCGGGGATGTGCTCAGGCTGAAGCGGTTTCTGCAGGTGAGTTCCACGGAATTTCTGCGGCGCTATACCCTGAGGAACACGGAAGCCGGCTCCGGCCTGCCTCTGGTCTTTCTCAAGCCGCCCCGGGGCCAGGAGACCGGCTGCCCCTTTGTCACCGAGGCGGGGTGCCGGGTGTATGAGGCCCGGCCCGACGCCTGCCGGCTCTTCCCCCTGGCCCAGGGGAGTGTGCTTACCCCCGAAGGCCCCCGGGACCGGCTCTACCTGCGGCAGCCCCCTTACTGCCAGGGGCTGGCCACCGAGCAGGAGTGGACCGTCGCCGACTGGATGGCTTCCCAGGGTTTTGAGGCACATGACCCCCGGCGGCGAGCCTGGGTGTCCCTTCTCCTCACCCGGGCCCTCTCCGGCCCGGCCACCCCGGACCAACAGGACCTCTTTTACCTGGCCGCCTATGACCTGGACAATTTCCGGGCCTTTGTCCTGACCTCCGCCTTCCCCACGGTGTATGGCTTCCCACCGGAGGCGCTGGCGCCGTTGGCGGACAACGATGAGGCCCTGCTTCGCTTCGCCCTGGCCTACATCACCGCCACCCTGGAGGAGGATGAGCCCTCCCTGGTCCGGGAGGCCTTAAGAGAGGCCCTGCTGGCGGAAGAGACCGGCTGAGTGGTGTCCGCCTCCTGGAGAGGGGAAGGGGCTGGCCGACGCTGCGGTGACGGGATAGGTAAGAAACAGGGGAAGGGGGCTTAAGACCTCCTTTAGGGTGCAACCATGGTCATTTCCGGATTTCGCGCCGCTGCCGCGGCGGCGGGCATCAAAAAGCACGGCGGCCTGGACCTGGCCCTCATCGTGGCCGAGCAGCCGGTGGCCGCTGCCGGGGTCTTCACCCGCAACCGGGTCAAGGCCGCGCCGGTGCTTCTGTGCCGGCGCCGCCTGAAGGCCGGCACGGCCCAGGCCATCCTGGTGAACAGCGGCAACGCCAACGCCTGCACCGGTCCTGCGGGACTCAGGGCCGCCCGGGAGACCACCCAGGCGGTGGCCCGGGAGCTCAAGCTCGCGCCGGAGCTCATCCTTCCCGCCTCCACCGGGGTCATCGGCCAGCCCCTGCCGGTGGAGAAGATCGTCCTGGCGGTGCCTTTGCTGGTGGCGCACCTGAGGCCCGACGGCTTCGGCGAGGCGGCCCAGGCCATCATGACCACGGACACCCGCCCCAAAAGCGCCCGCACCTCCCTGAAGCTGGCGGGGCACCGGGTCACCCTGGCGGGCATTGCCAAGGGCGCCGGCATGATCCACCCGGATATGGCCACCTTGCTGGCCTTCCTGTTCACCGACGCCGCAGTGAGCGCCCCGGTGCTCCAGGCCCTTCTCAGGCAGGCGGTGGACCAGACCCTGAACTGCATCAGCATTGACGGGGACACCTCCACCAACGACACCGTCCTCTTCCTGGCCAGCGGCCGGGCCGGCAACCCCACCCTCACCGACCCCGGGGAGCCCGGGGCCGTGGCCTTGGCTGCCGCCCTCACCGAGGTGCTGGCGGACCTGGGCTCTCAGATCGTGGCCGACGGCGAAGGGGTGCGGCACCGCTTCCGCATCCTCATCACCGGCGCCGCCACTCCCGGCCAAGCGAAAAAAGCGGCGGTGACCATCGCCACCTCGCCTTTGGTGAAGACCGCCATGGCCGGCCCGGACGTCAACTGGGGCCGCCTCATGGCCGCCCTGGGCCGCTCCGGGGCCCGCTTCAACCCGGCCCGGGTGGACATCAGCTTCGGGGAGGTCATGGTGGTGCGCCAGGGCGTGGGGCTGGGGGAGCAGGCGGAGGCGGCGGCCCTCCAGGCCATCCTGGCGGGCCCGATCACCATCACCCTGAACCTGAACGCCGGGGAGGCCACGGCCCACGTGGATACCTGCGACCTCACCGAGGACTACGTCCGCATCAACGCCAGTTACCGCAGTTGAGATGGGGGGAAGGGGAGCGGTAGCAATCCTGCCCTCCCCGTGACGGTCCTGGGTTCATAGTTCCAGGTTCAAGGTTCCAGGTTCACTTCCTGCCCTCACCGTGAGGGTTGGTGAGAGATGGGGCGGTGTGAATTTTGCCCCTTCTGCCCTCCATAAAAAAACGCTCTTCCTGGATTCTGACCGTCCCCTCCCCCGCTTATCTTCCTTCAGCTCTGCTCAGGCTCCCTTTCTCTTGGCGGTGCGGCGCAGCCACCATTTGGCCCCCTCCACTATCGGAAAGAGCCCCAGGGCCACCACCAAGGCCACCAGCCAATCCTGCAGGTGCAAAGGCGTCACATGGAAGAGGCGGGCCAGGGGCGGCCAGTGGATGACGGCCAGCATCAGGGTCAGGGAGGCGGCCACCGCCGCCACCAGCCAGCCGTTGCGCCAGAAGCCCACAGTCACAAGCGACAGGTGGTCGGAGCGGCAGTTGAAGGCGTTCACCATCTCCGCCAGGATGAGGGCGGCAAAGACCATGGTCTGGGCGTGCACCAGCACCTGCCGGGGATCGCCCAAACCTCGGGGGTCATGGAGCCAATAATAAGCGAAGAGCGGGATGAGAGTGAGGGCCAGGTAGGCTGAGATCACCAGGATCAAGGCGGTGACGGGGCGGGTAAAAACCCCCTCGTGGGGAGGCCGGGGGGGCCGGCGCATGACATCCGGCGCCTTGGGGTCCACCCCCAGGGCCAGGGCCGGCAGGCCGTCGGTGGTGAGATTCACCCACAGGATCTGCAAGGCCACCAGGGGCAAAGGGAGACCGAAGAGCAACGCCCCGGTGAGCACCAGAATTTCGGCGAAATTGCAGCTTAACAGGTAGATGAGATATTTTTTGATGTTGTCGAAGATGGCCCGGCCTTCCTCCACCGCGGCCACCAGGGTGGCGAAATTGTCATCCGCCAGGATCATGGCGGCGGTCTCCTTGGTGACCTCCGCCCCGGTGAGGCCCATGGCCACGCCGATATCCGCCCGCTTCAGGGCCGGGGCGTCGTTCACCCCATCCCCGGTCATGGCCACCACCTCCCCTTGGGCCTTGAGGAGATCCACCAGCCTCAGCTTGTGCTCCGGAGAGACCCGGGCAAAGACGCGGGTATCCTTGAGGCGGCGGGTAAGCTCGGCATCACTGAGGCGGGAGAGTTCCCGGCCGGTGAGGAGGCCGTCCTGGCCCGGAGTCACCAGCCCCACCTCCCGGGCCACCGCCTGGGCGGTGCCGGGGTGATCCCCGGTGACCATGAGGACCCGGATGCCCGCCCGCCGGCAGCGCCGCACCGCCTGCTTGGCCTCCGGCCGGGGGGGATCGATCATCCCGACCAGCCCCACCCACACCAGGTCCTCTTCCTCGGCGGCCGGGGTGACCTCGGCCGGCTCCGGCAGTTGCCGGTAGGCCAGCCCCAGGACCCTTAAGGCCCGATTCGCCATGTCCGCTGCCTGGCGGGCGATGACCTGGCGGCCCACCGCCGCCAGGGGCTGTTCCCCCTGGCTGGTGAACAGGCGGCGGCAGTGGGGCAGCAGGCTTTCCGGCGCACCCTTGAGATACATCACCCGGCCCCGGGGAGTCTCATGCACGGTGCTCATGCGCCGGCGTTCGGCCGAGAAGGGCATCTCCGCCACCCGGGGGTATTCCTGGCGCAGGCGCGCTTCCGTGAGACCCAGCTTGCGGCCCAAAACCAGCAGCGCCCCTTCGGTGGGGTCCCCCCGCACCCGCCAGGAGCCGTTTTCCTGGCTCAAGGCCGCATCATTGCACAACACGGCGATGCGTGCCGCCAGGTGGAGGACGGGATGAG is a window of Desulfobaccales bacterium DNA encoding:
- the argJ gene encoding bifunctional glutamate N-acetyltransferase/amino-acid acetyltransferase ArgJ → MVISGFRAAAAAAGIKKHGGLDLALIVAEQPVAAAGVFTRNRVKAAPVLLCRRRLKAGTAQAILVNSGNANACTGPAGLRAARETTQAVARELKLAPELILPASTGVIGQPLPVEKIVLAVPLLVAHLRPDGFGEAAQAIMTTDTRPKSARTSLKLAGHRVTLAGIAKGAGMIHPDMATLLAFLFTDAAVSAPVLQALLRQAVDQTLNCISIDGDTSTNDTVLFLASGRAGNPTLTDPGEPGAVALAAALTEVLADLGSQIVADGEGVRHRFRILITGAATPGQAKKAAVTIATSPLVKTAMAGPDVNWGRLMAALGRSGARFNPARVDISFGEVMVVRQGVGLGEQAEAAALQAILAGPITITLNLNAGEATAHVDTCDLTEDYVRINASYRS
- a CDS encoding calcium-translocating P-type ATPase, SERCA-type yields the protein MTTASQILGESGEPETLIYHALSPQEVRQALGCGPEGLSEAEAARRLEQYGPNELAPAPGVSLLRLFLRQFGNLLILILLVATVISYFLGEHLDAAVILAIVLACAVLGFVQEYRAERAAAALARLAAPTAVVLRDGQEQVIPAREVVPGDLLLLTAGDRVAADGRLLAAAHLQADESLLTGESLPVAKKVEPLPAETPVADRHCLVHAGTVIVSGRGQAVVTATGAHTEFGRIARMLEEVPQEVTPLERRLAGIGRVLATVCVGIAVAAVALGVARGQEFWHMLLWGISLAVAAVPEALPAVVTGALAIGTIRMAKQRAIVRRLPAVETMGCTTVICTDKTGTLTRNEMTVRALFIDNVEVEVTGSGYEPVGEFRTRDLTYFTPAHPVLHLAARIAVLCNDAALSQENGSWRVRGDPTEGALLVLGRKLGLTEARLRQEYPRVAEMPFSAERRRMSTVHETPRGRVMYLKGAPESLLPHCRRLFTSQGEQPLAAVGRQVIARQAADMANRALRVLGLAYRQLPEPAEVTPAAEEEDLVWVGLVGMIDPPRPEAKQAVRRCRRAGIRVLMVTGDHPGTAQAVAREVGLVTPGQDGLLTGRELSRLSDAELTRRLKDTRVFARVSPEHKLRLVDLLKAQGEVVAMTGDGVNDAPALKRADIGVAMGLTGAEVTKETAAMILADDNFATLVAAVEEGRAIFDNIKKYLIYLLSCNFAEILVLTGALLFGLPLPLVALQILWVNLTTDGLPALALGVDPKAPDVMRRPPRPPHEGVFTRPVTALILVISAYLALTLIPLFAYYWLHDPRGLGDPRQVLVHAQTMVFAALILAEMVNAFNCRSDHLSLVTVGFWRNGWLVAAVAASLTLMLAVIHWPPLARLFHVTPLHLQDWLVALVVALGLFPIVEGAKWWLRRTAKRKGA
- a CDS encoding glutamine--tRNA ligase/YqeY domain fusion protein; its protein translation is MAEPTPPAGADFIREIVAADVKAGKYGGRVMTRFPPEPNGYLHIGHAKSICLNFGIAQEFGGLCNLRFDDTNPTKEEQEYVDAIMEDVRWLGFDWGDRLYFASDYFQQMYDYAEILIQKGLAYVCSLSAEEIREYRGTLTEPGRESPYRNRSVAENLDLFRRMRAGEFPDGAHVLRAKIDMASGNLNLRDPVLYRILHAEHHRTGNRWCIYPMYDYAHPLSDALEGVTHSICTLEFEDHRPLYDWVLDNLPVPCRPHQYEFARLNLSYTVLSKRRLIKLVEGGYVSGWDDPRMPTLAGLRRRGVPPEAIRKFCEMIGVGKRNNLVDMALLEYCIREVLNLTAPRVMAVLRPLKVVLLNYPDGQVEEVQAVNNPEDPSQGTRPVPFSRELFIEQEDFLEEPPPKFYRLAPGREVRLRYAYFIKCVDVKKNPATGEIEEVHCTYDPDTKGGYAPDGRKVKATLHWVSAAHARPAEVRLYDRLFTVPEPGAVSGNFLDDLNPRSLVTLTDCRVEPSLANVAPGSRYQFERLGYFCADARDCRPGRLVFNRTVSLKDEWEKLKQKGAV
- a CDS encoding YkgJ family cysteine cluster protein, whose protein sequence is MLTLFQNDDSPSLTEESRFAFVCGPGMPCFNLCCQAGIIVLNPGDVLRLKRFLQVSSTEFLRRYTLRNTEAGSGLPLVFLKPPRGQETGCPFVTEAGCRVYEARPDACRLFPLAQGSVLTPEGPRDRLYLRQPPYCQGLATEQEWTVADWMASQGFEAHDPRRRAWVSLLLTRALSGPATPDQQDLFYLAAYDLDNFRAFVLTSAFPTVYGFPPEALAPLADNDEALLRFALAYITATLEEDEPSLVREALREALLAEETG